A genomic window from Leptospira broomii serovar Hurstbridge str. 5399 includes:
- the topA gene encoding type I DNA topoisomerase — protein sequence MPQLLLVESPTKVRTLSSYLGDDFQILATFGHLVDLPSDRLGVDISHDFLPEYELLPGKKKVLAQILKAAKAADRIFIATDPDREGEFIGSILSERIGKPASVKRVKFREISKIAVLEAVSHPIDIDSRLVESQVTRRILDRLIGYKISPFLWKAISSGLSAGRVQSVALKWICEREATIRAFLPKDSWEVIAKVHFSPEKEDFILFHRKNGAFETEEECVTSLQNLLDQNAELKIIDRSEKKGKTLPPAPFTTASLQQEAFRFFKFPASKTLKLAQSLYEGVDLGNGKRQGLITYMRTDSARISTQARLALKKEAILSFGAEFVSSEDLSHRERKTKGKTQDAHEAIRPVDPTLTPKDIQHLAERSLNKDAKKLYELIWKRSLASQMKPETWIRIQFQADACSEVWIGETKRTEFPGYRIVYGATQEILPLWKVGEILSPTKWEMQKKTTEPPPRYTEATLVAKMEKEGIGRPSTYANILETLYKRNYAIRDKIGILATNLGEKVNSFLQKAFPDLFRDGFTADMEMKLDHVAEGSVSRAQLLTDFYSKLETVLKGADIKSVSSEWKKTSKTALGYGICPVCGKGQRIRKRSSKKKEYFICSRFPECDYAEYL from the coding sequence ATGCCTCAACTTTTACTCGTAGAATCTCCCACGAAAGTTCGGACTTTGTCCTCCTACTTAGGTGACGATTTTCAAATTCTAGCGACTTTCGGCCATCTTGTGGATCTACCTTCGGATCGATTAGGCGTGGATATCTCTCATGATTTTTTACCCGAGTATGAGCTCTTACCTGGCAAGAAAAAAGTTTTGGCTCAGATTTTGAAAGCGGCTAAGGCTGCCGATCGGATTTTCATAGCTACCGATCCGGATCGAGAGGGAGAATTTATCGGATCCATCTTATCCGAGAGAATCGGCAAGCCTGCGTCGGTGAAGAGAGTCAAATTCAGGGAGATCAGTAAAATTGCGGTTTTAGAAGCAGTATCTCATCCGATCGACATCGATTCTCGCTTGGTGGAATCGCAGGTCACTCGAAGGATCCTAGATCGATTGATTGGATACAAAATTAGCCCTTTTCTATGGAAGGCAATTTCTTCCGGGTTGTCGGCGGGTAGGGTTCAGTCCGTTGCTTTGAAATGGATTTGCGAGAGGGAGGCTACTATCAGAGCTTTTCTACCCAAGGATTCGTGGGAGGTGATTGCAAAAGTTCATTTTTCGCCGGAGAAAGAAGATTTTATTTTATTTCACCGGAAGAACGGAGCGTTCGAAACCGAAGAGGAATGCGTAACCTCTTTGCAAAATCTTTTAGACCAAAATGCAGAATTAAAGATTATAGATCGTTCCGAAAAAAAGGGAAAAACTCTCCCACCTGCGCCTTTTACTACCGCTAGTCTTCAACAAGAAGCATTCCGTTTTTTTAAATTTCCGGCATCAAAGACGTTGAAATTGGCTCAGTCTCTATACGAAGGAGTAGATCTCGGAAACGGAAAACGCCAAGGCTTAATTACTTATATGAGAACCGATTCGGCTCGGATTTCCACTCAGGCTCGACTCGCTCTCAAAAAAGAGGCTATCCTATCCTTTGGCGCGGAATTTGTATCGTCGGAAGATTTGTCTCACAGGGAAAGAAAGACGAAAGGGAAGACGCAAGACGCTCATGAAGCCATACGTCCAGTCGACCCCACTTTAACTCCTAAAGACATTCAACATCTTGCCGAACGTTCTTTGAATAAAGACGCGAAGAAGCTATATGAATTGATTTGGAAACGATCTCTCGCCTCCCAAATGAAACCGGAAACCTGGATTCGAATCCAGTTTCAGGCGGACGCGTGCTCCGAAGTATGGATTGGAGAGACAAAACGGACGGAATTTCCGGGATACAGAATCGTTTACGGAGCTACTCAGGAAATCCTACCTCTCTGGAAGGTCGGAGAAATACTATCTCCTACAAAATGGGAGATGCAAAAGAAAACTACGGAACCTCCTCCTCGCTATACCGAAGCGACTCTAGTTGCGAAGATGGAAAAGGAAGGGATAGGTCGACCATCCACATATGCAAATATATTAGAAACTCTTTATAAACGAAATTATGCTATCCGGGATAAAATCGGGATTTTAGCCACCAATCTCGGAGAAAAAGTGAATTCGTTCCTGCAAAAAGCCTTTCCGGATTTGTTTCGAGACGGATTTACGGCCGATATGGAAATGAAATTGGATCATGTCGCGGAGGGTTCGGTTTCTCGAGCTCAGTTACTTACCGATTTTTACTCGAAATTAGAGACGGTTCTAAAGGGCGCCGATATAAAATCGGTTTCCTCTGAATGGAAAAAAACATCCAAGACTGCACTAGGTTACGGCATTTGTCCGGTATGCGGAAAAGGTCAGAGAATTCGGAAACGATCCTCCAAAAAAAAGGAATATTTCATCTGTTCGCGGTTTCCGGAATGCGATTATGCGGAGTATTTATAA
- a CDS encoding STAS domain-containing protein: MELKTSRFHKILRIVPKGTLDSHSSPDLIRFLKSRWEEGDRLFLMICDSIQYLEEEGIWSLSELHSFLQKNGGNIAFVGWNEECKLVLGLFGLSTSLPIFSTERDAEEWLSSLKIEDLRSKHNASEDSIASLRQTKPLQFYSAPSESNFEKNDESVHIPEIRTIPVADAGKTSVIEDSPTRNRDSISKKDEFGSELKLEQSLEKLKGSASDKILYCESCHSRLRIRLSGRYKCPACGIEFDVNRLGGVRYLERLVVSPEASGPAGNLVQSSHS; encoded by the coding sequence TTGGAACTCAAGACTTCTCGCTTTCATAAGATTTTACGGATCGTTCCGAAAGGAACTCTGGATTCACATTCTTCGCCCGACTTGATTCGTTTTTTAAAATCTCGTTGGGAAGAAGGCGATCGTCTTTTCTTAATGATTTGCGACTCTATTCAATATTTGGAAGAGGAGGGCATTTGGTCGTTATCCGAATTACATTCCTTTTTGCAAAAGAACGGCGGGAACATTGCGTTTGTCGGCTGGAATGAAGAATGCAAACTCGTACTCGGTCTTTTCGGCTTATCGACTTCCTTGCCGATTTTTTCCACTGAACGAGATGCGGAAGAATGGCTATCCTCTTTAAAAATCGAAGACCTACGTTCTAAGCATAATGCGTCCGAGGATTCCATAGCCTCATTGAGGCAAACGAAACCTCTGCAATTTTATTCCGCTCCTAGCGAATCCAATTTTGAAAAGAATGATGAATCGGTGCATATCCCCGAGATAAGAACGATTCCCGTTGCGGATGCGGGGAAAACCTCGGTCATCGAAGATTCTCCGACTCGTAACCGAGACTCTATTTCGAAAAAGGATGAGTTCGGCTCCGAACTGAAATTGGAGCAGTCTTTGGAAAAACTCAAAGGCTCGGCGTCCGATAAAATTTTGTATTGCGAGAGTTGTCATTCTCGTTTACGAATTCGACTTTCAGGGAGATACAAATGTCCTGCTTGCGGAATTGAGTTTGACGTGAACAGGTTGGGCGGAGTTCGCTACTTAGAACGACTTGTAGTCTCGCCGGAAGCTTCCGGTCCAGCAGGTAACCTTGTCCAAAGCAGCCACTCGTAG
- the cysK gene encoding cysteine synthase A, protein MKANNILETIGNTPHVKINRLFDSKHSVYAKLERSNPGGSIKDRIALSMIEDAEKSGKLTKNTVIIEPTSGNTGIGLALVAAVKGYRLILVMPESMSVERRRIMAAYGAEFDLTPREKGMPGAIERAKQLVSENHNSWMPQQFENEANIQVHIETTAAEILKDFPNGVDVLITGVGTGGHITGVAKVLKEKFPKTKVYAVEPEASPVISGGKPGPHPIQGIGAGFIPKNLHVDLLDGVIQVSKDEAFAYALRAAREEGIFLGVSSGASLAAVAKKLPDIAEGSTVLTFNYDTGERYLSIEGLFPVPSNG, encoded by the coding sequence ATGAAAGCAAATAATATCTTAGAGACTATAGGAAATACTCCTCATGTGAAGATTAATCGTCTCTTCGATTCAAAACACTCCGTTTACGCTAAACTTGAGCGATCTAACCCCGGCGGTTCTATTAAAGATCGTATTGCTCTTTCTATGATCGAAGACGCGGAGAAGAGTGGAAAATTAACGAAAAATACCGTGATCATCGAACCTACTTCCGGAAACACCGGAATAGGACTGGCGCTAGTCGCGGCCGTAAAAGGATACCGATTGATTCTCGTTATGCCCGAATCAATGAGCGTCGAGAGAAGAAGAATCATGGCGGCCTATGGAGCAGAATTTGATCTTACTCCCCGAGAAAAAGGAATGCCTGGTGCGATCGAGCGTGCGAAGCAGCTTGTGTCCGAGAATCATAATTCATGGATGCCCCAGCAGTTCGAAAATGAAGCCAATATTCAAGTTCACATAGAGACAACTGCCGCTGAAATCTTAAAAGATTTTCCGAACGGGGTAGATGTACTGATCACCGGAGTCGGAACGGGCGGTCACATCACCGGCGTTGCGAAAGTTCTGAAAGAGAAATTTCCGAAAACAAAAGTCTATGCAGTAGAACCGGAGGCTTCTCCAGTTATTTCGGGAGGAAAACCGGGACCCCATCCGATTCAAGGAATCGGCGCTGGATTTATTCCTAAAAACCTGCATGTGGATCTATTAGACGGAGTCATCCAAGTATCCAAAGATGAAGCTTTTGCATATGCTTTGCGTGCTGCACGCGAAGAAGGAATTTTCTTGGGAGTTTCTTCCGGGGCCTCGCTTGCCGCCGTAGCTAAAAAACTACCGGATATTGCAGAAGGTTCAACGGTTCTTACTTTCAATTATGATACCGGAGAGAGATATCTTTCTATTGAAGGTTTGTTTCCGGTTCCTTCTAACGGTTAA
- a CDS encoding LIC_12071 family protein, with protein sequence MQTFKHVLFFIFALIVCEGIAIGASAWSFLESSLASFDQLKISSDHRARDTISSLSKSTESKLEGEKLADLNFTFARLVKVTSEDKDGFRIKDISVVNDTGIVLASSNEDYVEDPIKKRKPEVKFLSPTFTIAHRLRKWQVGTPVLLGKRNVSSDEPVLKTVAPIFPEILEPDVLLSMGVYHPQKLERVASLFMTYERGNFGQFVHTQTDLFLWIAQNNAWIALICALVIGLVHLLIKSAGSGFAQANTSAVSSSARTSSSPPLWEKVDFAQTEGPVRWQAGSQPAASQQSSPTTPVAEVQRHVPAKTEVLEKPMPIPSAEIVSQRLDKPEILDAIYLG encoded by the coding sequence GTGCAGACTTTTAAACACGTTCTATTCTTTATTTTTGCTCTCATCGTTTGCGAAGGAATTGCGATCGGTGCCTCCGCCTGGTCCTTTTTGGAATCCTCTTTGGCTTCCTTCGATCAGCTGAAAATTTCGTCAGACCATCGCGCGAGGGATACGATCAGTTCCCTTTCTAAATCCACGGAAAGCAAATTGGAAGGCGAGAAATTAGCGGATTTGAATTTTACATTTGCGCGACTAGTCAAAGTGACTTCCGAAGATAAGGACGGATTTCGGATCAAAGATATTTCTGTCGTAAATGATACCGGAATCGTTCTGGCTTCCTCAAACGAAGACTATGTTGAAGATCCCATAAAGAAGAGAAAACCGGAAGTCAAATTTCTTTCTCCCACATTCACGATCGCACATCGGCTTAGGAAATGGCAGGTGGGAACTCCCGTATTACTAGGAAAACGAAATGTTTCTTCGGATGAGCCAGTATTGAAAACCGTGGCTCCTATCTTTCCGGAAATTCTTGAACCGGACGTTTTATTATCCATGGGAGTTTATCATCCCCAGAAATTGGAAAGAGTCGCTTCATTGTTTATGACTTATGAACGAGGAAATTTCGGGCAATTCGTACATACGCAAACGGATCTTTTTCTATGGATAGCTCAGAATAACGCATGGATTGCTTTGATCTGTGCCTTAGTAATCGGGTTGGTACATCTTCTTATTAAAAGCGCCGGTTCAGGGTTTGCGCAAGCAAACACTTCGGCGGTATCTAGTAGCGCACGAACTTCTTCCTCTCCTCCTCTTTGGGAAAAAGTCGATTTTGCTCAGACTGAAGGCCCGGTTCGATGGCAAGCCGGAAGTCAACCAGCCGCTTCTCAGCAATCTTCCCCTACAACTCCGGTTGCGGAGGTACAAAGACATGTTCCCGCAAAAACGGAAGTTCTGGAAAAACCGATGCCGATCCCGAGCGCCGAGATAGTCTCTCAACGTTTGGATAAGCCGGAGATTCTAGATGCGATTTATTTAGGATAG
- a CDS encoding gamma carbonic anhydrase family protein has protein sequence MMSDARGYGMVLEYLGKRPDIHDSVFLAPGSQIVGDVTIGKNSSIWFQTLVRGDVNYIRIGENVNIQDMTVVHVARDVYPVEIGDNVSIGHRATIHGCILKNFSFVGMGATVMDGVELGEYSFVAAGALVTPGKIIPSGVMVMGSPAKIVRDITEKEREIITRTTGNYVKYKTNYMNDPYYSRPSFYKNA, from the coding sequence ATGATGAGCGATGCACGCGGATATGGAATGGTTTTAGAATATTTGGGAAAACGCCCGGATATCCACGATAGCGTTTTTTTAGCTCCGGGATCTCAAATAGTCGGAGACGTTACGATCGGTAAGAATTCTTCCATTTGGTTCCAGACGCTTGTAAGAGGAGACGTAAATTATATTCGCATAGGCGAGAATGTGAATATCCAAGATATGACGGTTGTACATGTAGCGAGAGATGTATATCCGGTCGAAATCGGAGATAATGTTTCCATCGGTCATAGAGCCACAATTCACGGATGCATTTTAAAGAATTTTTCATTCGTCGGAATGGGAGCGACCGTCATGGACGGAGTCGAGTTGGGCGAATACTCGTTTGTTGCAGCCGGTGCGCTGGTCACACCCGGGAAAATTATTCCATCCGGAGTGATGGTCATGGGATCTCCAGCTAAGATCGTAAGAGATATTACCGAAAAGGAGCGAGAGATCATCACAAGAACTACGGGGAATTACGTGAAATACAAAACGAATTATATGAACGATCCTTATTATTCCCGGCCGAGTTTTTACAAAAATGCCTGA
- the panD gene encoding aspartate 1-decarboxylase: MLITVCKGKIHRATVTDADLNYEGSLTVDMDLVDAAGMFPYEKVSVVNVNNGARFETYLIEGKRGSGEICLNGAAARLGMKGDKVIIISYGSLEEKELPKGYQPKVVLVDEKNHIKKI, encoded by the coding sequence ATGCTTATAACGGTTTGTAAAGGCAAAATACACCGCGCGACGGTTACGGACGCAGACCTCAATTACGAGGGGAGCCTAACCGTAGATATGGATTTGGTGGATGCTGCCGGAATGTTTCCCTACGAAAAGGTATCCGTCGTTAACGTAAATAACGGGGCGAGATTCGAGACATATCTGATCGAAGGCAAACGCGGTTCGGGAGAAATTTGCCTGAATGGGGCTGCCGCACGTCTCGGCATGAAAGGCGATAAGGTAATTATCATCTCATACGGTTCCTTGGAGGAAAAAGAACTTCCTAAGGGATACCAGCCTAAAGTCGTCCTAGTGGACGAAAAAAATCATATCAAAAAGATCTGA
- a CDS encoding ABC transporter ATP-binding protein produces the protein MKKTEQSLLNLKGIRFFRSGTPILEGIDLRINPNEHWVLLGRNGAGKTTLVNLIYGTDWPTAGRIELFGEAFGEVPIQELRNKIGILDSSQQESALQRSLTVFDVLLTGFFHTIGYYRDPDAWEEKEADRILEEHGMGAKRKQLFRTLSSGEKKKVLFLRAMSTSPDFVILDEPCSGLDLTAREEFIDFLDGYKKNRNFTSIYITHRLDEIPPFYEHAALLKSGKILYSGMIGEAFTSERLTNLYDRKVLAENRNGTWVAIADRS, from the coding sequence ATGAAGAAAACTGAGCAATCACTGTTAAATCTGAAAGGAATCCGGTTCTTTCGCTCCGGAACGCCGATTTTAGAAGGAATCGATCTAAGAATCAACCCCAACGAGCATTGGGTTTTATTAGGTAGAAACGGCGCAGGTAAGACGACTCTTGTCAATTTAATTTATGGAACGGACTGGCCGACTGCTGGGCGAATCGAATTGTTCGGAGAGGCGTTCGGAGAGGTGCCCATCCAAGAATTGAGGAACAAAATCGGCATTTTAGATTCGTCCCAACAGGAAAGCGCTCTGCAAAGAAGCTTAACCGTGTTCGACGTACTTCTTACCGGTTTCTTTCATACTATCGGGTATTATCGAGACCCTGACGCTTGGGAAGAAAAGGAAGCGGATCGCATTCTAGAAGAACATGGAATGGGGGCAAAACGCAAACAGTTGTTTCGAACTCTTTCCTCCGGAGAAAAGAAGAAGGTTTTGTTTTTGAGAGCGATGTCAACATCCCCGGATTTCGTTATACTTGACGAGCCTTGCTCGGGATTAGATTTAACGGCTCGCGAAGAGTTCATCGATTTTTTGGACGGTTATAAGAAGAATCGAAACTTTACTTCGATCTATATCACGCATCGCTTGGACGAAATTCCGCCGTTTTACGAGCACGCTGCGCTTTTAAAATCCGGAAAAATTTTATATTCCGGTATGATAGGCGAAGCGTTCACCTCGGAAAGGTTAACGAATCTCTACGACCGCAAAGTTCTAGCGGAAAATCGAAACGGAACCTGGGTCGCCATTGCCGATCGATCTTAA
- the lepB gene encoding signal peptidase I, whose product MFTPRKGFGEKEKKFDKKRFAKLLGFSLTIGLLLALLLRSWILFPFIPDTSEMNPAIPKGKRVYIYRWIQPSSLFLGDVVLAEHPTQSGSVILGRIVGKPGDTLSMKEKVLFRNNIPETEGNLPYTISHRDTRNPFPALHSNRDSFSALLIEDRNFFLLCDNRDDCLDSRDFGPIPFEKLVGKVL is encoded by the coding sequence ATGTTTACGCCACGCAAAGGATTCGGAGAAAAAGAAAAGAAGTTCGATAAAAAACGATTCGCGAAGTTACTCGGATTTTCTTTGACGATCGGTCTGCTCCTAGCGTTGCTTCTCAGATCATGGATTCTTTTTCCGTTTATTCCGGATACTTCTGAAATGAATCCTGCGATTCCCAAAGGAAAAAGAGTCTATATCTATCGTTGGATTCAACCTTCCTCGTTATTTTTAGGAGATGTCGTTTTAGCGGAACATCCGACTCAGAGTGGAAGCGTGATTTTAGGAAGAATCGTAGGTAAGCCGGGGGATACTCTTTCCATGAAAGAGAAAGTTCTATTCAGGAATAATATACCGGAAACGGAAGGCAACCTACCCTACACGATTTCCCATCGAGACACTAGAAATCCCTTCCCCGCGTTACATTCGAATCGAGACAGTTTTTCGGCACTCTTAATCGAAGATAGAAATTTCTTTCTGCTTTGCGACAATCGTGACGATTGCCTGGATTCTAGAGACTTCGGCCCGATTCCATTCGAAAAACTCGTCGGCAAAGTATTATAG
- a CDS encoding oxygenase MpaB family protein, protein MFDRLRILREIGKLDPEKDAHRIAFLSGSYDFPQDVEISLALAFFRTYAIPSIAKILDETKQFENFGQKRYDDTTLVLGEFLENGLDSENGRRAIRRMNQIHKQYKIKNEDFLYTLTTFIFEPSRWNSRFGWRKSSHQEKLANFYLWRRIGELMNIKDLPKTYEQMEDFNRTFESKNFKQTPEGVRLGTATLRIAVGRLPKIPGLSFLVSQVLFSLMDAPLRAAMGFPNPNFLLQWVTIVSFKLRAFVLRYFWPPRRKPFFVTKRKNPTYPDGYLIESLGPF, encoded by the coding sequence ATGTTTGATCGATTACGAATTTTACGAGAAATTGGAAAGCTGGATCCGGAGAAAGATGCTCATCGAATCGCATTTCTTTCCGGCAGCTACGATTTCCCACAGGATGTGGAAATTTCTTTGGCATTGGCATTTTTTCGCACTTACGCGATTCCTTCCATCGCGAAGATCCTAGATGAAACCAAGCAGTTCGAAAATTTCGGCCAAAAACGATATGATGATACTACTCTCGTCTTAGGAGAATTTTTGGAAAACGGATTGGATAGCGAAAACGGTCGAAGAGCGATTCGTCGCATGAATCAAATTCATAAGCAATATAAAATTAAGAACGAAGACTTTCTCTATACTCTTACCACTTTTATTTTTGAACCTTCTCGCTGGAATTCCCGGTTTGGTTGGAGAAAAAGTTCGCATCAGGAAAAATTAGCCAATTTCTATCTGTGGAGACGGATCGGTGAATTGATGAATATCAAAGATCTGCCGAAGACATATGAACAGATGGAAGATTTTAATCGGACTTTCGAATCCAAGAATTTTAAACAGACGCCTGAAGGAGTAAGATTAGGAACGGCAACTTTACGGATTGCAGTAGGAAGATTGCCTAAAATTCCAGGACTTTCCTTTTTAGTCTCTCAAGTTTTATTTTCCTTAATGGACGCTCCATTGAGAGCTGCAATGGGATTTCCGAATCCTAATTTTCTGTTGCAATGGGTCACGATTGTTTCCTTTAAACTGAGGGCTTTTGTTCTCCGATATTTTTGGCCGCCGCGAAGGAAACCGTTCTTCGTTACTAAACGAAAGAACCCTACATATCCGGACGGATATTTGATTGAAAGCCTAGGTCCCTTCTAA
- the lipB gene encoding lipoyl(octanoyl) transferase LipB, producing MVQAISLRRPVPYERYILFQEKARAKRKENILFLEHPPTITAGINYNIGNLLQNPEFLSKNGIALHYIKRGGDFTAHEPGQIVTYFHIDLKGRGLTITNFLDAALSSAMEAVKIVWNLDLIRRSDLPGLYLSTDPERKILSIGVLFKSWFTSYGIALNVSNDFSAFRCIHPCGGDWRNMVSIAKLGLDSSSEKRRHWISEFQRIIQEKLLREKAISL from the coding sequence GTGGTACAGGCAATTTCCCTTAGGCGCCCGGTCCCCTATGAAAGATATATTCTCTTTCAGGAGAAGGCGAGGGCAAAAAGAAAGGAAAACATTCTATTTTTAGAACACCCTCCCACGATTACCGCCGGGATCAATTATAATATCGGTAACCTTCTTCAGAACCCGGAATTCCTATCTAAAAACGGCATCGCTCTCCATTATATCAAACGAGGAGGGGATTTTACCGCCCATGAACCGGGGCAAATCGTTACTTATTTTCATATCGATTTGAAAGGGCGGGGTCTTACGATTACTAATTTCTTAGATGCGGCGCTTTCTTCCGCCATGGAAGCAGTAAAAATAGTTTGGAATTTGGATCTAATTCGGCGGTCGGATTTACCTGGATTGTACCTTTCAACCGACCCTGAACGTAAAATTCTTTCGATCGGAGTTCTATTCAAGTCCTGGTTTACCAGCTACGGAATCGCACTCAATGTATCTAATGATTTTTCCGCATTTAGATGTATTCATCCTTGCGGTGGGGATTGGAGAAACATGGTTTCCATAGCTAAACTTGGTTTGGACTCGAGCTCAGAAAAACGAAGGCACTGGATTTCAGAATTTCAAAGAATAATTCAAGAAAAGCTCCTCAGGGAAAAAGCTATTTCCCTCTGA
- a CDS encoding HDOD domain-containing protein, whose protein sequence is MLNVSEYADSLSTGKEIDIEYRFISDEDHQQIYLLLLQILGHLDRLFLTEVISTILKELLMNANKANAKRIFFLSEGLNISDSVQYQRGMKRFQEEIIHKWDEQEPVLKGSNFSVRLRAKILNQNLIFLVENDAPLLRQESERIKARLESASKFNDLSEAFLTMADSQESAGLGIVLIQLLLKNSGIGIDKFKIESDGKMTRATLVIPKQIVPLEVTTKLKDRIFTEIEGLPPLPNTLTKIISLCNNADSDMGVIANEIERNPALSADLLKLSNSAGFASRNKVNTIVQAVKVVGLKNVRNLLYVSGVRKIMEGRYTKLQEVWNHSNLTSYLARQVSQRAGLVKLADIAAAGALLHDLGKFVLLALDPNLFRKLSAFQKHRDLTNSTIFEEISIGISHPTLGGMLARKWDFPPDLVNMIEFHHRPFMTYGTIYADLVETVYLANMMSDFTERKVSYYAVDSNILRKFELDDKQKFEETCERLTKAYEIANEEN, encoded by the coding sequence ATGTTGAATGTCTCAGAATATGCGGATTCGCTTTCCACAGGGAAAGAAATTGATATCGAATATAGATTTATTTCCGATGAGGACCACCAACAGATTTACTTGCTCTTATTGCAAATTCTCGGACATTTGGACCGTCTTTTTCTCACGGAAGTAATCTCCACGATTCTAAAAGAGCTTCTGATGAATGCTAATAAGGCCAATGCAAAGAGAATCTTCTTTTTGTCGGAAGGTTTGAATATTTCCGATTCGGTTCAATACCAACGTGGAATGAAACGATTTCAAGAGGAGATCATTCACAAATGGGACGAACAGGAACCGGTCTTGAAAGGTTCTAATTTTTCGGTTCGTCTACGCGCCAAAATTCTGAATCAAAATTTGATTTTTCTAGTGGAAAATGATGCCCCCCTTCTTCGGCAGGAATCCGAACGAATCAAAGCTCGACTAGAATCCGCCAGTAAATTCAACGATTTATCGGAAGCCTTCCTTACCATGGCGGATAGTCAAGAAAGCGCCGGACTTGGAATCGTTCTCATCCAACTTCTTTTAAAAAATTCGGGAATTGGAATCGATAAGTTCAAGATCGAATCCGACGGGAAAATGACTCGAGCGACTTTAGTGATTCCGAAACAGATCGTTCCGTTGGAAGTCACGACAAAATTGAAAGATCGAATTTTCACCGAAATTGAAGGACTTCCCCCGCTTCCCAATACTCTTACGAAAATCATCAGCCTTTGCAATAACGCCGATTCTGATATGGGAGTGATCGCAAATGAGATAGAAAGAAATCCGGCTCTCAGTGCAGACCTTCTTAAACTTTCAAACTCCGCCGGTTTTGCGAGCCGGAACAAAGTAAATACGATCGTTCAAGCAGTCAAGGTCGTCGGTCTCAAAAACGTTAGAAACCTTCTCTATGTTTCAGGCGTCAGAAAAATTATGGAAGGACGATATACCAAGCTGCAAGAGGTTTGGAATCATTCCAACCTAACTAGCTATTTAGCTCGACAAGTTTCCCAAAGAGCGGGTCTCGTTAAGCTAGCGGATATAGCCGCCGCAGGAGCATTACTCCATGATTTAGGTAAGTTCGTTTTGCTTGCTCTCGATCCGAATCTATTCAGAAAACTGAGCGCATTCCAAAAACATCGAGACTTAACCAATTCTACGATCTTTGAAGAAATCTCGATCGGAATATCTCATCCAACACTCGGAGGAATGCTAGCTCGGAAGTGGGATTTTCCGCCTGACCTCGTCAATATGATAGAGTTTCATCATCGTCCTTTCATGACGTACGGAACGATTTACGCCGACCTAGTCGAAACAGTATATCTTGCAAATATGATGAGTGATTTTACGGAACGGAAAGTCTCTTATTATGCCGTCGACTCTAATATCCTTCGCAAGTTCGAACTGGACGATAAACAGAAGTTTGAAGAGACTTGCGAAAGATTGACTAAGGCTTACGAGATCGCGAATGAAGAAAACTGA
- a CDS encoding type II toxin-antitoxin system antitoxin SocA domain-containing protein, producing MEKLLEVISFILQRSPSGRNRQELAKLIYLADGVFFQKYAKIITGQKYIHLEDSPYAMELNQALLHLKENRLIDVLPKLTETGIAGYLLIWVGPAHEEEIDLNRQEKRILRKVLENFKGKVYDENRVYPNLYENYVITPLFSEIKFNKDTMNTKIHFFKRKTLLNISGKIFKVLFSE from the coding sequence ATGGAAAAGCTACTCGAAGTCATCTCCTTTATCTTACAAAGATCGCCCTCTGGACGCAATCGCCAGGAGTTGGCAAAACTAATTTATTTAGCGGATGGTGTCTTCTTCCAAAAATACGCCAAAATCATCACAGGACAGAAATACATTCATTTAGAAGATTCTCCCTACGCTATGGAATTGAATCAGGCGTTGCTTCATTTGAAAGAAAACCGTCTAATAGATGTACTGCCAAAATTGACCGAGACGGGGATTGCCGGATATCTGCTGATTTGGGTCGGCCCTGCTCATGAAGAGGAAATCGACTTAAATCGCCAGGAAAAACGGATTTTGAGGAAGGTATTGGAGAATTTTAAAGGGAAGGTTTACGACGAAAATCGAGTTTACCCGAATCTTTATGAAAATTACGTCATCACTCCTCTTTTCTCGGAAATTAAATTTAACAAAGATACAATGAATACTAAAATCCATTTCTTTAAGAGAAAAACGCTTTTGAATATCTCCGGCAAAATATTTAAGGTACTTTTTAGCGAGTAG